The following proteins are encoded in a genomic region of Glycine soja cultivar W05 chromosome 17, ASM419377v2, whole genome shotgun sequence:
- the LOC114393281 gene encoding transcription factor TCP12-like: MYSSNTFLNGNDLISYPNQPFCFRPFSFESNPTYNFSKEEANSNYALPPPPPPPPLSFFQSPFDENIFLEHHHHDLLLLHQYSLTDSGVSKNLEVVAEISPIPCPEQGGIAMEHTPRKRSSKRDRHSKINTARGLRDRRMRLSLEVAKRFFGLQDMLGFDKASKTVEWLLNQAKGEIKQLAREKTSVVGGGGKSASSTSECEGVSSLDEVAVSTGGVNNEEQERETVPNMMKRRKSKVCRKSAFNAIDKESREKARERARERTREKMRTRRVLVSDASNLNRLSSWNPFETVEDSAGTTHHPSLDVHLHEADQEPISSHNVKEHNLGEDMAHEDNSLALMNKWSPTMLFNSLHNSGILQEHQFAEFQSLGKQWEAYSNQI; the protein is encoded by the exons TTGCTTTAGGCCTTTTTCCTTTGAAAGCAACCCaacttataatttttcaaaagaagaagCCAATTCCAATTACGCccttcctcctcctccacctCCTCCTCCTTTGTCCTTTTTCCAATCTCCCTTTGACGAAAATATCTTCCTAGAACACCACCACCATGACTTGCTCCTACTTCATCAGTACTCTCTGACTGACTCTGGAGTATCAAAAAACCTTGAAGTTGTGGCCGAAATCTCGCCAATTCCTTGCCCTGAACAAGGTGGAATTGCGATGGAGCACACTCCAAGAAAGAGATCCAGCAAGAGAGACCGCCACAGCAAGATCAACACCGCGAGAGGCCTCAGGGATCGAAGAATGAGGCTGTCCCTCGAAGTCGCGAAGCGGTTTTTCGGGTTGCAAGACATGCTAGGCTTTGACAAGGCCAGCAAAACCGTGGAGTGGTTACTGAACCAAGCAAAGGGTGAAATCAAACAACTTGCAAGGGAAAAAACAAgtgttgttggtggtggtggcaaGAGTGCATCATCAACTTCGGAATGCGAAGGGGTGTCTAGCTTGGACGAGGTTGCAGTGAGTACTGGAGGAGTTAATAACGAGGAGCAAGAGAGGGAGACAGTACCAAACAtgatgaagagaagaaaaagtaaGGTTTGTAGAAAGAGTGCATTCAATGCTATTGATAAGGAATCGAGGGAAAAGGCAAGAGAAAGGGCAAGGGAAAGAACAAGAGAGAAGATGAGAACTCGGAGAGTACTTGTTTCTGATGCATCAAACCTGAACCGTTTGAGTTCTTGGAACCCCTTTGAAACGGTTGAAGACTCTGCGGGTACTACACATCATCCCTCCTTGGATGTGCACCTTCATGAGGCTGATCAAGAACCAATTAGTTCTCACAACGTGAAGGAGCATAATTTGGGAGAGGACATGGCGCATGAAGATAATTCTTTGGCGCTCATGAACAAGTGGAGCCCAACTATGTTGTTCAATTCTCTTCACAACTCAGGAATCCTTCAGGAA CATCAATTCGCAGAATTTCAGTCCTTGGGGAAACAATGGGAAGCCTACAGCAATCAAATCTGA